The Sinomicrobium kalidii genome contains a region encoding:
- a CDS encoding replication-associated recombination protein A, with product MNEPLAERIRPKTLDEYISQSHLVGETGSLTKQIKRGIIPSLIFWGPPGTGKTTLANIIANESDRPFYTLSAISSGVKEVREVINKAKQSGGLFTAKNPILFIDEIHRFSKTQQDSLLGAVEKGWVTLIGATTENPSFEVIPALLSRCQVYVLNAFNKEDLEALLHRALEKDSVLSGFTINLKETEALLRLSGGDGRKLLNIFELVINSEGTEEVTITNELVMEKVQKNTVLYDKTGEQHYDIVSAFIKSIRGSDPNGAVYWLARMIEGGEDVKFIARRLLILASEDIGIANPTALVIANNTFQAVTTIGYPESRIILSQCAVYLATSPKSNSTYMAINKAQETVRQTGDLSVPLHLRNAPTKLMKELGYGETYKYAHDYDANFVDQEFLPDDIKGTSFYIPGQNAREKNIKEFMQKRWKGKYDK from the coding sequence ATGAATGAACCACTTGCAGAACGAATACGACCCAAAACCCTGGACGAATATATCAGCCAGTCCCATCTGGTGGGAGAGACGGGCTCCCTGACAAAACAGATAAAACGGGGGATTATCCCGTCCCTGATATTCTGGGGGCCGCCCGGAACCGGAAAAACCACCCTGGCCAATATCATAGCCAATGAAAGCGACAGGCCGTTTTATACACTGAGTGCCATTAGCAGCGGGGTGAAGGAAGTCAGGGAAGTCATTAATAAGGCCAAACAGAGCGGAGGGCTTTTTACGGCCAAAAACCCTATCCTGTTTATCGACGAAATACACCGTTTCAGCAAAACACAACAGGATTCCCTGCTCGGGGCGGTGGAAAAAGGATGGGTAACCCTTATCGGAGCCACTACGGAAAACCCCAGTTTTGAGGTAATCCCCGCACTGTTGTCCAGATGCCAGGTATATGTGCTTAATGCTTTTAACAAGGAAGACCTGGAAGCGTTATTGCACAGGGCACTTGAAAAGGATTCGGTGTTGTCCGGGTTCACGATAAACCTGAAAGAAACCGAAGCCCTGCTGCGGTTGTCCGGAGGTGACGGGCGGAAATTACTGAATATCTTTGAACTGGTCATCAATTCCGAAGGAACGGAGGAAGTGACCATTACCAATGAGCTGGTCATGGAAAAAGTACAGAAAAACACCGTACTTTACGATAAGACCGGCGAACAGCACTACGATATCGTTTCGGCATTCATTAAATCAATAAGGGGGAGCGACCCCAATGGTGCGGTATATTGGCTGGCACGGATGATTGAAGGCGGGGAAGATGTAAAGTTCATAGCCAGGCGGCTGCTTATCCTTGCTTCGGAAGATATCGGTATTGCCAATCCCACTGCACTTGTCATTGCCAATAATACCTTTCAGGCTGTAACCACTATAGGTTATCCCGAATCCCGGATCATATTGAGCCAATGTGCCGTCTATCTCGCCACATCGCCAAAGAGCAATTCCACTTATATGGCCATAAACAAGGCACAGGAAACCGTAAGGCAAACCGGTGACCTTTCCGTACCCCTGCACCTCAGGAATGCACCTACCAAGTTGATGAAAGAGCTGGGCTACGGCGAAACCTATAAATATGCCCATGACTACGATGCAAATTTTGTAGATCAGGAGTTTCTGCCCGACGATATAAAAGGGACTTCCTTTTATATCCCGGGACAAAATGCAAGGGAAAAGAATATAAAGGAATTCATGCAGAAACGTTGGAAAGGCAAATACGATAAATAA
- the rpoC gene encoding DNA-directed RNA polymerase subunit beta', with product MARGKDKNTVTRFNKISIGLASPESILAESRGEVLKPETINYRTHKPERDGLFCERIFGPVKDYECACGKYKRIRYKGIVCDRCGVEVTEKKVRRDRVGHINLVVPIAHIWYFRSLPNKIGYLLGLPSKKLDMIIYYERYVVIQPGAAKNQEGEPLQKMDFLTEEEYLNVLDSLPQENLYLEDSDPEKFIAKMGAECIIELLNRIDLDALSYDLRHKANNETSKQRKTEALKRLQVVEALREAQQNRENKPEWMILKVIPVIPPELRPLVPLDGGRFATSDLNDLYRRVIIRNNRLKRLMEIKAPEVILRNEKRMLQESVDSLFDNTRKSSAVKTESNRPLKSLSDSLKGKQGRFRQNLLGKRVDYSARSVIVVGPELKMYECGLPKDMAAEIYKPFVIRKLIERGIVKTVKSAKKIIDRKEPVVWDILDNVIKGHPVLLNRAPTLHRLGIQAFQPKLIEGKAIQLHPLACTAFNADFDGDQMAVHLPLGPEAILEAQLLMLASHNILNPANGSPITVPSQDMVLGLYYMTKERRSTPEEPVKGEGLTFYSPEEVIIAYNEKKVDLNAIIKVRTIDFDDKGELTRQIIETTVGRVLFNEVVPEKAGYINTVLNKKSLRDIIGYVLKVTDVPTTSDFLDKIKNTGYRMAFRGGLSFSLGDIIIPEEKHQMIGEANEQVDGIMMNYNMGLITNNERYNQVIDVWTSTNAMLTELAMKRIREDKQGFNSVFMMLDSGARGSKEQIRQLTGMRGLMAKPKKSTAGGGEIIENPILSNFKEGLSILEYFISTHGARKGLADTALKTADAGYLTRRLVDVSQDVIINTADCGTLRGVEVEALKKNEEIVESLGERILGRVSLHDVYDPLTEELLVESGEEISEEIVKKINASPLERLEVRSALTCEAKHGICAKCYGRNLATGKMVQRGEAVGVIAAQSIGEPGTQLTLRTFHVGGIAGNISEENKLLAKFNGIATIEDLKTVKSENSEGKVVDVVISRTSEVKVTDEKTGIVLSTSNIPYGSQIFIKEGEKISKGDVICQWDPYNGVIISEFSGSIAYENIEQGVTYQVEIDEQTGFQEKVISESRNKKLIPTLLIKGSKGETLRSYNLPVGAHIMVDDGEKIKEGKVLVKIPRKSAKAGDITGGLPRVTELFEARNPSNPAVVSEIDGVVSFGKIKRGNREIIVESKLGEIKKYLVKLSNQILVQENDFVRAGMPLSDGSVTPEDILNIKGPSAVQQYLVNEVQEVYRLQGVKINDKHFEVVVRQMMRKVRINDPGDTIFLEGQLVHKDDFIEENDGLFGKKVVEDAGESANLKPGQIVTLRQLRDENSILKRADKNLVVARDVVPATASPVLQGITRASLQTKSFISAASFQETTKVLNEAAVSGKVDTLEGLKENVIVGHKIPAGTGMRDYDNIIVGSKEEYDEIMSNKKEASLY from the coding sequence ATGGCAAGAGGAAAAGATAAGAATACAGTAACGAGATTTAACAAGATCTCCATAGGCCTGGCGTCGCCGGAGTCTATCCTGGCGGAGTCACGCGGAGAGGTTTTAAAGCCGGAAACCATAAATTACCGGACTCATAAACCGGAACGTGACGGGCTGTTTTGTGAACGGATTTTTGGTCCTGTTAAGGACTACGAATGTGCTTGTGGAAAATACAAGAGGATCAGATATAAAGGCATTGTTTGCGACCGGTGTGGTGTAGAAGTTACTGAGAAAAAAGTACGAAGAGACCGCGTAGGGCACATCAACCTTGTTGTTCCTATTGCACATATATGGTATTTCAGGTCCCTGCCCAACAAGATAGGGTACCTGCTGGGGCTTCCTTCCAAGAAGCTCGACATGATTATCTATTACGAGCGTTACGTGGTTATCCAGCCCGGAGCGGCTAAAAATCAGGAAGGAGAACCGTTACAGAAAATGGATTTCCTTACCGAAGAGGAATACCTGAACGTACTGGACAGCCTTCCCCAGGAAAACCTGTACCTGGAAGACAGTGATCCCGAGAAGTTCATTGCGAAAATGGGAGCGGAATGTATCATTGAACTCCTGAACAGGATTGACCTCGATGCACTGTCTTACGACCTGCGTCACAAGGCCAATAATGAAACCTCCAAACAAAGGAAGACCGAAGCCCTGAAAAGGCTCCAGGTGGTGGAAGCGCTGCGCGAAGCACAACAAAACAGGGAAAACAAACCGGAGTGGATGATCCTGAAGGTCATCCCGGTCATTCCGCCGGAACTGCGCCCGCTGGTGCCGCTGGACGGAGGGCGTTTTGCCACTTCCGACCTGAACGACCTTTACCGAAGGGTAATCATAAGGAACAACCGCCTGAAAAGACTCATGGAAATTAAAGCACCGGAAGTGATCCTCCGGAACGAAAAGAGGATGCTCCAGGAATCTGTAGACTCGTTGTTCGATAATACCCGTAAGTCTTCCGCAGTGAAGACCGAGTCTAACAGACCGCTGAAATCCCTGTCCGATTCCCTCAAGGGTAAACAAGGACGTTTCCGTCAAAACCTGCTCGGTAAACGTGTGGACTATTCCGCGCGTTCGGTGATCGTTGTAGGTCCGGAACTGAAAATGTACGAGTGCGGGCTGCCGAAAGACATGGCTGCGGAAATTTACAAACCCTTCGTTATCCGTAAACTGATAGAACGGGGCATCGTAAAAACCGTAAAATCCGCGAAGAAGATCATTGACAGGAAAGAACCCGTGGTATGGGACATCCTGGATAACGTGATCAAGGGACACCCGGTATTACTGAACCGGGCCCCCACGCTGCACAGGCTTGGTATCCAGGCTTTCCAGCCCAAACTGATAGAAGGTAAGGCCATCCAGCTGCACCCGCTGGCGTGTACGGCATTTAACGCCGACTTCGACGGTGACCAGATGGCGGTACACCTTCCGCTTGGTCCGGAGGCCATACTGGAGGCACAACTGTTAATGCTGGCTTCTCATAACATCCTCAACCCAGCAAACGGTTCACCGATTACCGTGCCTTCACAGGATATGGTACTCGGACTGTATTATATGACCAAGGAAAGAAGGAGCACCCCGGAAGAACCTGTAAAAGGAGAAGGGCTTACCTTCTATTCTCCGGAAGAGGTGATCATTGCATATAATGAAAAGAAAGTCGATTTGAACGCTATCATTAAAGTCAGAACCATAGACTTTGACGATAAGGGAGAATTGACACGGCAGATCATAGAAACTACTGTAGGTAGGGTGTTGTTCAACGAAGTGGTTCCGGAAAAAGCCGGTTACATCAACACCGTACTTAACAAGAAGTCACTGAGAGACATTATCGGGTACGTATTAAAAGTAACCGATGTGCCTACCACTTCAGACTTTCTGGACAAGATAAAGAATACCGGATACAGGATGGCATTTCGTGGAGGATTGTCGTTCAGTCTCGGGGATATTATTATCCCTGAAGAAAAACACCAGATGATAGGTGAAGCCAATGAGCAGGTGGACGGTATTATGATGAACTACAACATGGGATTGATCACCAATAACGAACGTTATAACCAGGTGATCGACGTGTGGACATCAACCAATGCCATGCTTACCGAACTGGCCATGAAGCGTATCCGGGAAGACAAACAGGGCTTCAACTCCGTGTTTATGATGCTCGACTCCGGGGCGAGGGGATCGAAGGAACAGATCCGACAGCTTACGGGAATGCGGGGACTGATGGCCAAGCCGAAGAAATCTACGGCAGGAGGCGGTGAAATTATTGAAAACCCCATCCTGTCCAACTTTAAGGAAGGACTTTCCATCCTGGAATACTTTATCTCCACCCACGGTGCACGTAAAGGTCTTGCGGATACCGCCCTTAAAACGGCCGATGCCGGTTACCTGACACGTCGTCTGGTGGATGTTTCCCAGGATGTCATTATCAATACTGCCGATTGCGGAACCCTGAGGGGCGTAGAAGTGGAAGCCCTCAAGAAGAACGAAGAGATCGTTGAATCACTCGGGGAGCGGATACTCGGACGTGTATCACTGCACGATGTTTATGATCCGCTTACGGAAGAACTGTTGGTAGAATCCGGAGAGGAGATCTCCGAGGAGATCGTGAAAAAGATCAACGCTTCTCCACTGGAAAGGCTCGAAGTACGTTCTGCCCTCACCTGTGAAGCAAAACACGGTATCTGTGCCAAGTGCTACGGCCGGAACCTCGCTACCGGTAAAATGGTACAACGGGGAGAAGCAGTGGGTGTGATTGCCGCACAATCTATCGGGGAGCCCGGTACACAGTTGACACTTCGAACGTTCCACGTTGGTGGTATCGCCGGAAACATCTCCGAAGAAAACAAGCTGCTGGCCAAGTTCAACGGTATTGCCACGATAGAAGACCTCAAAACCGTAAAAAGTGAAAATAGCGAAGGAAAGGTAGTAGATGTTGTAATATCCCGTACGTCTGAGGTGAAGGTCACTGATGAAAAAACGGGCATAGTATTGAGTACCAGTAATATTCCTTACGGATCGCAAATCTTTATCAAGGAAGGCGAAAAGATAAGCAAAGGCGATGTAATCTGTCAGTGGGACCCTTATAACGGTGTGATTATCTCCGAATTCTCCGGGAGCATTGCTTACGAGAATATAGAACAAGGGGTAACTTATCAGGTTGAGATCGACGAACAAACCGGCTTCCAGGAAAAGGTTATTTCCGAATCCAGGAACAAGAAACTCATTCCTACCCTGCTTATCAAAGGCAGCAAGGGAGAGACCCTGCGTTCGTACAACCTCCCCGTAGGTGCACATATTATGGTGGACGACGGTGAGAAGATCAAGGAAGGTAAGGTTCTGGTTAAAATACCGCGTAAATCGGCCAAGGCCGGGGATATTACCGGTGGTCTGCCCAGGGTTACCGAACTCTTCGAAGCAAGGAACCCGTCAAATCCTGCCGTCGTTTCCGAAATAGACGGTGTGGTTTCGTTTGGTAAGATAAAAAGAGGTAATCGCGAGATCATTGTGGAATCCAAACTGGGAGAAATTAAAAAATATCTCGTGAAGCTTTCCAATCAGATCCTCGTTCAGGAGAATGACTTCGTGAGAGCGGGAATGCCGTTGTCTGACGGTTCCGTGACTCCGGAAGATATCCTGAACATCAAAGGACCTTCTGCCGTACAGCAGTACCTGGTTAACGAAGTACAGGAAGTTTATCGCCTGCAAGGGGTGAAGATCAACGACAAACACTTTGAGGTAGTGGTACGTCAGATGATGCGAAAAGTGCGGATCAACGATCCCGGCGATACTATCTTCCTGGAAGGACAACTTGTCCATAAAGATGACTTTATCGAAGAGAATGACGGACTGTTCGGTAAAAAAGTTGTTGAGGACGCGGGAGAATCCGCCAACCTCAAACCGGGCCAGATCGTTACATTGCGCCAGCTGAGGGACGAAAATTCCATCCTCAAGCGGGCAGACAAGAACCTTGTTGTGGCCAGGGATGTGGTTCCGGCTACAGCTTCACCGGTACTTCAGGGTATTACCAGGGCGTCACTGCAAACCAAATCGTTCATCTCAGCCGCATCGTTCCAGGAAACCACCAAGGTGCTGAACGAAGCTGCTGTGAGCGGTAAGGTAGACACACTGGAAGGACTGAAGGAAAATGTCATCGTAGGGCACAAGATACCTGCGGGAACTGGTATGCGCGACTATGATAATATCATCGTAGGTTCCAAGGAAGAATACGATGAGATCATGAGCAATAAGAAAGAAGCCAGTCTTTATTAA
- a CDS encoding rhomboid family intramembrane serine protease, whose amino-acid sequence MKDHKTFHFSITTVLYPFLFIVLIWTIYWIQIRYSYDFTDYGILPRTVSGLRGIVFSPFLHGSVKHLYNNTFPLLILGTILLYFYGRQSTKVIIYGTFLSGFLTWLIGREAYHIGASGLIYVFSSFIFFKGIFTRYYRLIALSLVVVFLYGSLLWYIFPIDGEISWEGHLSGFIAGFILAVIIRNNLPKPVKYAWEEEDYDEENDPFLKHFDDEGNFIENPEGSPEEED is encoded by the coding sequence ATGAAAGACCACAAGACTTTTCATTTTTCAATAACTACGGTCCTCTATCCTTTCCTGTTCATTGTACTGATATGGACAATATACTGGATACAGATCAGGTACAGCTATGATTTTACGGATTACGGGATACTTCCCAGGACAGTTTCCGGACTCCGGGGCATTGTGTTCAGCCCCTTCCTGCACGGTTCGGTAAAGCATTTATACAACAATACCTTCCCCCTGCTTATACTGGGTACCATACTGCTTTATTTTTACGGCAGGCAGAGCACCAAAGTTATTATTTACGGTACGTTTCTCAGTGGTTTCCTCACCTGGCTTATCGGCCGGGAGGCGTACCATATCGGTGCCAGCGGACTTATTTACGTATTCAGCAGTTTTATTTTTTTCAAGGGGATCTTTACCCGGTATTACCGTTTGATAGCACTTTCCCTGGTGGTCGTGTTCCTCTACGGCAGTTTACTTTGGTACATTTTCCCCATAGACGGGGAAATTTCATGGGAAGGCCACCTTTCCGGTTTTATTGCAGGATTTATTCTGGCCGTAATTATCCGGAACAACCTCCCTAAACCTGTAAAATACGCCTGGGAAGAGGAGGATTATGACGAAGAGAACGATCCTTTTTTAAAGCATTTTGACGATGAAGGCAACTTTATAGAAAACCCTGAAGGATCTCCGGAAGAAGAAGATTAG
- a CDS encoding DUF3467 domain-containing protein produces the protein MSDQDKPKREKIDIELDESVAEGTYSNLAVINHSVSEFVVDFISMMPGAPKAKVKSRVILTPQHAKRFLKALADNVHRFESAHGEIKDYEQPPLPLNFGPTGEA, from the coding sequence ATGAGCGATCAGGACAAACCCAAACGGGAAAAGATAGATATAGAACTTGATGAAAGTGTTGCGGAAGGTACATATTCCAATCTGGCCGTCATCAATCATTCCGTGTCTGAATTTGTGGTGGACTTTATAAGTATGATGCCGGGTGCACCCAAGGCAAAAGTAAAGAGCCGTGTCATACTCACGCCGCAGCATGCCAAACGCTTTTTGAAGGCACTTGCGGATAATGTTCACCGTTTTGAATCTGCTCACGGTGAAATCAAGGATTATGAGCAACCTCCCCTGCCGTTGAATTTCGGTCCTACGGGAGAAGCATAA
- the dnaJ gene encoding molecular chaperone DnaJ: protein MKQDYYEILGIDKSASAAEIKKAYRKKAIQYHPDKNQGDAHAEEMFKKSAEAYEVLSDPDKRARYDQYGHAAFDGNGGFSGGGMNMEDIFSQFGDIFGGAFGGGFSGFGGGFSGQRRTKGSNLRIHVKLSLEDIAQGAEKKVKVRRKVQAPGVSYKTCPTCHGTGQVTRITNTILGRMQTSAPCNACGGSGQTLDKRPSDADAQGLKVTEETVSIKIPAGVMEGMQLKVTGKGNEAPGNGIPGDLLVAIEEVEHPTLKREGDNLHYDLYISVPEAVLGVSKEIDAVTGKVRIKLEAGIQSGKILRLRGKGIPSINGYGSGDLLVHVNVWTPKTLNKEQREFFEQMLNDEHFTPKPEKSDKSFFEKVKDMFS from the coding sequence ATGAAACAAGATTATTACGAAATACTGGGCATTGACAAGAGTGCTTCCGCCGCGGAAATAAAAAAGGCCTACCGCAAGAAGGCCATACAATACCACCCGGACAAAAACCAGGGGGATGCCCATGCGGAGGAAATGTTCAAGAAATCTGCGGAAGCATATGAAGTGTTAAGTGACCCCGACAAGCGCGCCAGATACGACCAGTACGGACATGCCGCTTTTGACGGCAACGGTGGATTTAGCGGCGGCGGTATGAATATGGAAGACATATTCAGCCAATTCGGTGATATCTTCGGCGGCGCCTTCGGTGGCGGATTCAGTGGTTTCGGAGGTGGTTTCAGCGGTCAGCGCCGTACCAAGGGAAGTAACTTGAGGATTCATGTAAAACTCAGCCTGGAAGATATAGCCCAGGGCGCGGAAAAAAAGGTGAAAGTACGCAGAAAGGTACAAGCTCCCGGAGTTTCTTATAAAACCTGCCCCACATGTCATGGCACAGGACAGGTGACCCGGATAACCAATACCATTTTGGGTAGAATGCAAACTTCCGCACCCTGCAATGCCTGTGGCGGTTCCGGACAAACCCTGGATAAACGGCCTTCCGATGCCGATGCACAGGGCCTTAAAGTGACTGAAGAAACCGTTTCCATTAAAATTCCCGCAGGAGTTATGGAAGGGATGCAGCTCAAGGTAACCGGAAAAGGAAACGAAGCGCCGGGTAACGGTATTCCCGGCGACCTTCTCGTAGCAATCGAAGAAGTTGAACACCCGACCCTGAAACGGGAAGGCGATAACCTCCACTATGACCTTTATATCAGTGTCCCGGAGGCCGTACTTGGTGTTTCCAAGGAAATAGATGCCGTTACCGGAAAAGTGCGTATCAAACTCGAAGCGGGTATCCAATCCGGAAAAATTCTGCGGTTAAGAGGCAAGGGAATTCCCAGCATCAACGGTTATGGCAGTGGTGACCTGCTGGTCCATGTTAATGTGTGGACCCCTAAAACACTGAACAAAGAGCAGCGGGAATTCTTTGAGCAGATGTTAAACGACGAACACTTTACCCCCAAACCCGAAAAAAGCGATAAATCTTTCTTTGAAAAAGTAAAAGACATGTTTTCATAA